One Massilia sp. 9096 genomic window carries:
- a CDS encoding cell wall metabolism sensor histidine kinase WalK has translation MAPRLSLKGSIAARLAVGYGLLVALAIAALSSIFYFGTVGVFERSLDNKIHMIGGRMEAAWRTGGIGAVERQIDQQLHDRIDSDTELVGLLDVQGRVVAGNLPRWRGVLPASGQLVFDTMDRGSGPVSVRLLVLSLDGGWRLVVGRDLSELDGIRAVVEHALLISVAVSLLLAFAGAQLFRRLIEARIGRIRRTAARIAAGELSSRITVTGNDEFARLGADINQMLDRIESLMEGVRHVSNSIAHDLRTPVTRVRSRLERALQAAADPHALVGDARLAIEEIDNVISLFDKLLQIAAAETGVRTRNFDTLDLAAIARDMSELYELVADEQGVLLRYSGEVPVPIRGDRDLLASALASLIDNAIKYARSGVHVDIGVRRDQHEAVVSVRDYGPGVPEQDIDKLCQRFYRVDQSRHLPGNGLGLSSVTAIAQLHGARVRLRNAAPGLEVSLVFPAH, from the coding sequence ATGGCGCCGCGGCTTAGCCTCAAGGGTTCGATCGCCGCTCGCCTGGCGGTCGGCTACGGCCTGCTGGTGGCGTTGGCGATCGCCGCGCTGTCCAGCATCTTCTACTTCGGCACCGTCGGCGTGTTCGAGCGCTCGCTGGACAACAAGATCCACATGATCGGCGGGCGCATGGAAGCGGCCTGGCGCACCGGCGGCATTGGCGCGGTCGAGCGCCAGATCGACCAGCAGCTGCACGACCGCATCGACAGCGATACCGAACTGGTCGGCCTGCTCGACGTCCAGGGCCGCGTGGTCGCCGGCAACCTGCCGCGCTGGCGCGGGGTGCTGCCGGCGTCCGGCCAGCTGGTGTTCGACACCATGGACCGGGGCAGCGGGCCGGTCTCGGTGCGCCTGCTGGTGCTGTCGCTGGACGGCGGCTGGCGCCTGGTGGTCGGACGTGACCTGAGCGAGCTGGATGGCATCCGTGCCGTGGTCGAGCACGCGCTCCTGATCAGCGTCGCGGTGTCGCTGCTGCTGGCCTTCGCCGGCGCCCAGCTGTTCCGCCGCCTGATCGAGGCGCGCATCGGGCGCATCCGCCGCACCGCCGCGCGTATCGCCGCCGGCGAGCTGTCCAGCCGGATCACCGTGACCGGCAACGACGAATTCGCGCGCCTGGGCGCCGACATCAACCAGATGCTGGACCGGATCGAATCGCTGATGGAAGGCGTGCGCCACGTCTCGAACTCGATCGCGCACGATCTGCGCACGCCGGTCACGCGCGTGCGCTCGCGCCTGGAGCGCGCGCTGCAGGCGGCTGCGGACCCGCATGCGCTGGTCGGCGATGCGCGCCTGGCGATCGAAGAGATCGACAACGTCATTTCCCTGTTCGACAAGCTGCTGCAGATCGCCGCCGCCGAGACCGGGGTGCGCACGCGTAACTTCGACACGCTCGACCTGGCGGCGATCGCGCGCGACATGAGCGAGCTGTACGAGCTGGTCGCGGACGAGCAGGGCGTGCTGCTGCGCTACAGCGGCGAGGTCCCGGTGCCGATCCGCGGCGACCGCGACCTGCTGGCCAGTGCGCTGGCGAGCCTGATCGACAATGCGATCAAGTACGCGCGCAGCGGCGTCCACGTCGACATCGGCGTACGCCGCGACCAGCACGAGGCGGTGGTCTCGGTGCGCGACTACGGCCCCGGCGTGCCGGAACAGGACATCGACAAGCTGTGCCAGCGTTTCTACCGCGTCGACCAGAGCCGCCACCTGCCGGGCAACGGCCTGGGCCTGTCGAGCGTGACCGCGATCGCGCAGCTGCACGGGGCGCGCGTCCGCCTGCGCAACGCCGCGCCGGGGCTGGAGGTGAGCCTGGTGTTTCCGGCGCATTGA
- a CDS encoding response regulator transcription factor — protein MPHCLVIEDDTETRDYLCNSLRAAGYVVAAAGDGTEGGVQLRERRWDVVVLDRMLPGQVDGLGLLEQLRARGDATPVLILSALNNVDERVRGLRAGSDDYLAKPFVLSELLARVENLARRSTWSRDVNQLQVADLKLDLRTMRVTRQGATINLQPREFRLLEYLMRHEGQIVTRTMLLEGVWEYHFDPQTNVIDVQISRLRSKVDKDFEPPLIHTVRGAGYVLSSSGYGAAA, from the coding sequence ATGCCACACTGCCTAGTCATCGAAGACGATACGGAAACCCGCGACTACCTGTGCAACAGCCTGCGCGCGGCCGGCTACGTCGTGGCCGCCGCCGGCGACGGCACCGAGGGCGGCGTCCAGCTGCGCGAGCGCCGCTGGGACGTCGTGGTGCTCGACCGCATGCTGCCCGGCCAGGTCGACGGCCTGGGCCTGCTGGAACAGTTGCGCGCGCGCGGCGACGCCACGCCGGTGCTGATCCTGTCGGCCCTGAACAACGTCGACGAGCGCGTGCGCGGCCTGCGCGCCGGCAGCGACGATTATCTCGCCAAGCCGTTCGTGCTATCCGAGCTGCTGGCGCGCGTGGAGAACCTGGCGCGCCGCTCTACCTGGTCGCGCGACGTCAACCAGCTGCAGGTGGCCGACCTCAAGCTCGACCTGCGCACCATGCGCGTCACGCGCCAGGGCGCGACCATCAACCTGCAGCCGCGCGAATTCCGCCTGCTCGAATACCTGATGCGCCACGAGGGCCAGATCGTCACCCGCACCATGCTGCTCGAAGGCGTCTGGGAATACCATTTCGACCCGCAGACCAACGTGATCGACGTCCAGATCAGCCGCCTGCGCAGCAAGGTCGACAAGGACTTCGAACCGCCCCTGATCCACACGGTGCGCGGCGCCGGCTATGTGTTGAGCAGCTCGGGCTATGGCGCCGCGGCTTAG
- the rdgB gene encoding RdgB/HAM1 family non-canonical purine NTP pyrophosphatase translates to MTQRLILASNNAGKLKEFAQLLGPIGFELHPQGEFNVPEAEEPFGTFVENALAKARHAARLTGLPALADDSGVCVNALGGAPGVHSARYAGLPKSDARNSEKLVRDLAGIDDKSAYFYCVLVYVRHADDPQPVIADGVWRGRIVDEARGAGGFGYDPHFLLAEFGKTAAELEAHEKNAVSHRGQALRALVKKLK, encoded by the coding sequence ATGACCCAACGCCTCATCCTCGCCTCCAACAATGCCGGCAAGCTCAAGGAATTCGCCCAGCTGCTCGGCCCGATCGGTTTCGAACTGCATCCGCAGGGCGAATTCAACGTGCCGGAAGCCGAGGAGCCCTTCGGCACCTTCGTCGAGAATGCGCTGGCCAAGGCGCGCCACGCCGCGCGCCTGACCGGCCTGCCGGCGCTGGCCGACGATTCCGGCGTCTGCGTCAACGCGCTGGGCGGCGCGCCCGGCGTGCATTCGGCGCGCTATGCCGGCCTGCCCAAGTCGGACGCGCGCAACAGCGAGAAGCTGGTGCGCGACCTGGCCGGCATCGACGACAAGTCGGCCTATTTCTACTGCGTGCTGGTGTACGTCCGCCACGCCGACGATCCGCAGCCGGTCATCGCCGATGGCGTCTGGCGCGGCCGGATCGTCGACGAGGCGCGCGGCGCCGGCGGTTTCGGCTACGATCCGCACTTCCTGCTGGCGGAATTCGGCAAGACCGCGGCCGAGCTCGAGGCGCATGAAAAGAATGCGGTGTCGCACCGCGGCCAGGCGCTGCGCGCGCTGGTCAAGAAACTCAAGTAA
- the hemW gene encoding radical SAM family heme chaperone HemW — protein sequence MIPIKPAAPETGAPRTPASAALQYLQPGALNLTALPPLSLYIHWPWCVRKCPYCDFNSHESNGPIPEQAYLDALRADLESSLPLIWGRKIHTVFIGGGTPSLMSAAGLERLMSDLRTLLPLDLDAEITMEANPGTFEADKFRQFRESGINRLSIGIQSFNGAHLQALGRIHDAREAIKAVEIAHATFDNFNLDLMYALPRQTLLEARQDIDTALSFAPPHLSLYHLTMEPNTVFAKYPPPLPDDDESADIQDMIFERMAGAGYQHYEVSAYARAGQRARHNLNYWNFGDYLGIGAGAHSKLSFPHRVLRQARYKQPQSFMDAARQGNAVSEEHEITRAEMGFEFMLNALRLSEGFDPNLFGERTGMTINAIDKPLNEAEAKGLITRDFKLIKPTELGQRFLNDLQEMFLGE from the coding sequence ATGATCCCAATCAAGCCAGCCGCGCCCGAGACCGGCGCGCCGCGCACCCCGGCCAGCGCCGCCCTGCAATACCTGCAGCCCGGCGCCTTGAACCTGACCGCGCTGCCGCCGCTGTCGCTGTACATCCACTGGCCCTGGTGCGTGCGCAAGTGCCCGTACTGCGATTTCAACTCGCACGAATCGAACGGCCCGATTCCCGAACAGGCCTACCTGGACGCCCTGCGCGCCGACCTGGAAAGTTCGCTGCCGCTGATCTGGGGCCGCAAGATCCACACGGTGTTCATCGGCGGCGGCACGCCCAGCCTGATGTCGGCGGCCGGCCTGGAGCGCCTGATGTCGGACCTGCGCACGCTGCTGCCGCTCGACCTCGACGCCGAGATCACGATGGAAGCCAATCCGGGCACCTTCGAGGCCGACAAGTTCCGCCAGTTCCGCGAGAGCGGCATCAACCGCCTGTCGATCGGCATCCAGAGCTTCAACGGCGCGCACCTGCAGGCGCTGGGCCGCATCCACGACGCGCGCGAGGCGATCAAGGCGGTCGAGATCGCGCACGCCACCTTCGATAACTTCAACCTCGACCTGATGTATGCGCTGCCGCGCCAGACGCTGCTCGAAGCCCGCCAGGACATCGACACCGCGCTGTCGTTCGCGCCGCCGCACCTGTCGCTGTACCACCTGACGATGGAGCCGAACACGGTGTTCGCGAAATACCCGCCGCCGCTGCCGGACGACGACGAAAGCGCCGACATCCAGGACATGATCTTCGAGCGCATGGCGGGGGCGGGCTACCAGCATTACGAGGTGTCGGCGTATGCCAGGGCCGGACAGCGCGCGCGCCACAACCTGAACTACTGGAATTTCGGGGATTATCTCGGCATCGGCGCCGGCGCGCATTCGAAGCTGTCGTTCCCGCACCGCGTGCTGCGCCAGGCGCGCTACAAGCAGCCGCAATCGTTCATGGACGCGGCCAGGCAGGGCAATGCGGTCAGCGAGGAGCACGAGATCACGCGCGCCGAGATGGGCTTCGAGTTCATGCTCAACGCGCTGCGCCTGAGCGAAGGATTCGATCCCAACCTGTTCGGCGAGCGCACCGGCATGACGATCAACGCGATCGACAAGCCGCTCAACGAGGCGGAAGCGAAGGGCCTGATCACGCGCGACTTCAAGCTGATCAAGCCCACCGAGCTGGGTCAGCGCTTCCTGAACGACCTGCAAGAGATGTTCCTGGGCGAGTAA